The Dethiosulfovibrio peptidovorans DSM 11002 nucleotide sequence TCCTTTATTGTGGTCGTGGATTGGATGGATATGCCGTTTACGAACTCCAGAAGGTTTCTCCTGAGGTCTAAAATGGCGGCCCTTTGTGCCAGCAACTTTGCCCTGCCGGGCGACTCTACCCAGTCCGGAGCGACTCCCTGCCCGGTCGCGGCGATCCTGTCCTCGGACCACAGTATCAGAGGATCCACGAGATCCGATCCCTCGATGGATCTAAACGACGCTGCCAAAGCGACTATCGCAGCCAGGAAGGCGAAAAACGGTTTAGGCGATCTTCTCATGGCGAAACCTCCTTTTCCCATATAATACTGTAATCCTAGGCTAGTAAACAAGGAGAGCGGCCTAGCGAGGTCAACTCGGATAGTGCATAATGTCGCTATATTTTGGGGGTTTTTACGATGGCAATATATATAGCATCCATAGACGTTCTAGAGCCCGGTATGGTGGTGGGACGGCCTATCTTCGGAGCCGGAGGGATCCCTCTGGTCACCCAGGGGATTCCTCTCTCGAGGGCTTTGATAAACGCCATACGCAGGCAGAAGATAGAGCAGATATACATAAAAGACGACTCCGATGGGCCGTCCGAGACTCCGCAAGGACTTTTATCCCACGAACTGGAGAGGGAGGGCAGACGAAAGGTCGAGGCCATCTTCTCGAAAGCGGTGGAGAAAATGTCCATTTCCGTGAAGGATATCGAGGTCTTGTCCGATTTGCTCTCTTCCGTTATGGCGGAGCTCTCAAGAGGCGGTTCTCTGACCATGGGCAGCCTAAAGGCAGTGGCTGACATGGACAAGGTGACCTTCGACCACTGTTGGTCCGTGGCTGTGTTGTCCCTTGCCCTGTACAGGGAGGCCATAGAGGACGGCTGGCTTCCCTTGGGGACCTTCCAGGACGGTATAAATATGGGACTGGGAGCGGTTCTACACGACATAGGAAAACTGAAGGTTCCGCTGGAGATACTCAATAAACCGGGCATGCTGAACGAGAAGGAGTGGGAGGAGATGAGGCTCCATCCCTGGCATGGACTGGAGCTCGTAAGGAACCAGCCGAACGTGATGCCCATGGCGAGGGGGATCATAATCCACCATCATCAAAGGTTGGACGGCAAGGGGTACGGTCCTAGAAGCAGTGAGAATATCCTGTCCGGCGATAAAATCCCCAAAATAGTCCGTCTCGCCTCCGTGGCCGACGTGTACGACGCCATAGCAACCGACCGCCCCTATCGTCCGGGTTATCTTCCCTGGGAGGTCCTTCGGACGATGAGGAAGTCGCTGGGCGACGCACTGGACGCCAAGGCCTTCTCTCTTCTGGAGAGGATGGTGGTCCCTTTCCCTATAGGGTGTTTCGTCCTTCTCAAGAGGGGGGAGGTCTGCATGGTCACCCGCTCTGATGGCCCGTGGGGAAGGGTATTGGCACTGATGACTCCCTTAAAGGGACGGGCTTTAGGGGATATCTTCAGTTTTGGAGCCGAGGACGTGCTTTTGGGTGGTACCACCCTCCAGGGGTTGGCCTGGAGGGTTAGGCGGGAGTTCTTCTCTGTTTTGGGAAAGGATGACAAAAGGCTTGATCCGTCAGGATGGTCGGTCTTGTCCGACTGGAAAGATCGACTCCTCAAGGCATTCGGTCGGTGAGTCCTTCTTTCAGCAGGGTTGCCGCGGATTTAGCGAGGATAGCCGCTCCTATCGGAAGGGCCGATTCGTCCAGATCGAAATAAGGGCTGTGCAGCGGGGCCGATATCCCTTTGCCTCCGTTGCCTACTCCCAGCATGAAATAGCAGGAAGGGCAGAGTTCGGCGAAATAGGCGAAGTCGTCGACCCCCATGGAGGGATTGTCCATAGGGATCACCGAGCCGTCGCCAAGTATTGATCGTGCCGACAGGGAGACGGCGGAACAGACCCTCCTGTCGTTTATCAGAGGAGGATATCCCTGCACAAAGGTTATATCCGCCTCGCCTCCCATGGCTTGGGGGAGTTCTACCGCCATCTTGGCTGTTTCTTCCCTCAATTTTTTTCTGAGGTCTCTGTCCACAGTCCTTATTATTCCCTCAAGCCGGACCTCTGAGGCCACCACGTTCCTGCCGTTGCCCCCGTGGATGGACCCCACGGTCAACACCGCCGACTCCACCGGGTCGGTCCTTCTGCTGACTATCTGCTGTAACGCCGTGACGGTCTGACAGGCTATGGCCACGGCGTCTACTCCGCGGTGGGGTTCCGCTCCGTGGCATCCCTCTCCTCTTATCGCCAGGTCGAACATATCCGATGCCGCCATGGTCTTGCCCGGGTTTATCCCCACCGTTCCGACCTTCAGGTTGGGGTTCACGTGAAGTCCGAGGGCCGCCAGTGGCCTTCCCGAGTCCAGCAGTCCGTCGTCGATCATGGGCTTGGCCCCTCCGGATGTCTCCTCCGCCGGTTGAAAGACCAGCAGTATATCTCCCTCTAGGGAGCCCTTAGCCGAGTTCAGTAGTTTCGCCGCTCCTAGCAGACAGGCGGTGTGTCCGTCGTGTCCGCAGGCGTGCATGACCCCCGGGATCTCCGACGAGTAAGGTCGACCGGTCAGCTCCTTCACCGGAAGGCCGTCCATGTCCGCTCTGAGAAGAACGGTAGGTCCCTTGGAGTTCCCCTCTATTCTTCCGGCTATTCCGGTTCCCGCGTGTCTTCTGAACGGTATCCCCATCTTCTCGAGCTCTCTCTCCACCAGCAGAGCTGTCTCCTCCAGGTCGAAATCCAGCCCCGGTCTGAGGTGTATCTCTCGGCGGAGATCGGTGAGCCACCCGCTCAGTTCTCTGGCCTGAATCATGGTATCCATTTATCTCATCCTTTCCACTTGACTTCATATATACAGGCGTATATAATTCTCGGAAATCTCCGGATATCGGAGTTACACAAGCATACCGTCAAAGGCGATGAACCGGAAGCCCCTGTGACGTATGACGTTTCGCCAGAGAGAGGTCTCCATCGGCTGGAAGAGACCTGAGACGTCGTTTCGGGGGGTAAGGTCCGGTGAGCCGAGGCCGAAAGGCGATCTTTGCGGAGGTCGTCGTAGTAAGCTCTCCGGGAGGCTCCCGTCACAGGGCCGTAAGCGGGGCGTCGGAAGATGCTCAACCAGGGTGGTACCGCGGGTTTTCGGCCCGTCCCTCGACGAGGGACGGGCCTTGTCTTTAGGACAGGCCTTCGCGAGATCTATCCGGTGAAACTTCCGGTCGTCCAATCAGGGTGGTACCGCGGGCTCAAGCTCGTCCCTATGTAGGGGGCGAGCTTTTTTCGTAGAATAGGGATATCATTTACTGGGATCCCGGAGGGTCCCGAAATTCGAGAGGAGGAATGGAGAGATGTTCAGAGGAACCGGAACGGCTTTGGTAACCCCCTTTGCCGAGGGGCGTTTCGACGAGGAGTCCTTTCGTCGTTTCATAGAGTTTCAGATAGAGGGCGGCGTGGAGGCCCTGATCGTCCTCGGCACGACCGGGGAGGCTCCCTCGGTCTCCGAGGAGGAGCGGACGGAGATAATTTCCTGTGCCGTCGCTACTGCGGCAGGCAGGGTTCCTGTGATAGTGGGAACCGGCAGCAACTCGACGAATCATGCGGTGTCGTCCAGCTTGATGGCTCAGGAGCTGGGAGCGAATGGGGTCTTGGTCGTCACCCCCTATTACAACAAGCCCACACAGGAGGGGCTCTATCGTCATTTCCGGGAGGTGGCCAAGGCCATATCCATACCGATGGTGATATACAACGTCCCGGGACGCACGGGATGCAACATCCATCCCGATACGGTCCTGAGGTTGGCTGATCTGGAAAACGTCGCAGGGATCAAGGAGGCCAGCGGTGACATGGCCCAGGTGGACGATCTCATACGGAGGGTCAAGAAGGTCCGTCCGGAGTTCAAGGTCTACTCGGGCAACGACGACCAGGCCTTCCACCTGGTCTGCAGCGGAGGGGACGGAGTGATCTCCGTTCTGTCCAACGTGGTTCCACGGGAAACCTCGACCATGATCAGATCCGCCCTGGACGAGGATCTGCCTGCGGCCAGAAAGGCCCATATGAAACTCTTCCCCATGATGAAGGGGCTTTTCGTGGAGACCAATCCCATACCGGTCAAGTGCGCGGTGGCCCGTCTCGGCTATTGTTCTCAGGAGATTCGTCTGCCTCTGGTCCCCCTGTCGGAGAAAGCCAAAGACGGTCTAGATTGCCTGATGGACGAGCTGGGGCTCTGATATGAAGTACGGAATAACCGGGGTCTCCGGCCGAATGGGTCGGGAGCTGCTGGAGGTATTTGGTCCGGACGACTGTGTAGCCACAGTGTCCCTGGAGGACGAGGCCGTTCTCGATCGGCCGGAGGTGATGGTCGACTTCTCTCGTCCCGAGGCGCTGGAGAGGACTCTGGGTATATGCAGGGAGTATCGGTCGGCTCTGGTCCTCGGTACCACGGCACTGGAGCAAAGACATTTCGAGGCATTGGCGGACCTGGCTAGGACCGTACCGGTGGTCCAGGGATACAATTTTTCCATGGGCATAGGGCTCTTGAAGATGGTTCTTAGGGATTATTCCACCGCCCTCGATGACTGGGATGTCGAGATATGCGAGACCCACCACGTCCACAAGGTGGATGCCCCTTCAGGTACCGCCATCTTACTTAAGGACGCTGTCGGCAGGGATTGTCCCACACACTCGCTCCGGATCGGCGGAGTTCCAGGGGATCACTCCGTATCCTTCGCCAACGAGGGGGAGGTGTTGTCCTTCGGACACAGGGCCTTATCCAGAAAGGTCTTCGCCATGGGAGCCTACAGGGCGGCTCGTTTCTCCTTGGATAGCGAGCCGGGACTTTACGATTTCGAGGAGGTAGTTCGATGCGCACTGAAGAGGTGATCCGACACATAAAAGAGTCGGTCAAGAAAACGCCGGTCAGGGTTTTTATCTCCGGTAGGCTGGATGAGTTGAACTGGGGCGACCTCCGTTTCGTAGGAGGTTCCGAGTTCGGCGTCGTCAAGGGAGACAGGGCCGAGGTGATGACCTTTTTGGAGGGCAACTCGGACAGTATCGACGATTTCGAGATCGAGGTCGAGGCCAGAAACTCGGCCGTTCCGATGG carries:
- a CDS encoding HD-GYP domain-containing protein, with amino-acid sequence MAIYIASIDVLEPGMVVGRPIFGAGGIPLVTQGIPLSRALINAIRRQKIEQIYIKDDSDGPSETPQGLLSHELEREGRRKVEAIFSKAVEKMSISVKDIEVLSDLLSSVMAELSRGGSLTMGSLKAVADMDKVTFDHCWSVAVLSLALYREAIEDGWLPLGTFQDGINMGLGAVLHDIGKLKVPLEILNKPGMLNEKEWEEMRLHPWHGLELVRNQPNVMPMARGIIIHHHQRLDGKGYGPRSSENILSGDKIPKIVRLASVADVYDAIATDRPYRPGYLPWEVLRTMRKSLGDALDAKAFSLLERMVVPFPIGCFVLLKRGEVCMVTRSDGPWGRVLALMTPLKGRALGDIFSFGAEDVLLGGTTLQGLAWRVRREFFSVLGKDDKRLDPSGWSVLSDWKDRLLKAFGR
- the dapA gene encoding 4-hydroxy-tetrahydrodipicolinate synthase, giving the protein MFRGTGTALVTPFAEGRFDEESFRRFIEFQIEGGVEALIVLGTTGEAPSVSEEERTEIISCAVATAAGRVPVIVGTGSNSTNHAVSSSLMAQELGANGVLVVTPYYNKPTQEGLYRHFREVAKAISIPMVIYNVPGRTGCNIHPDTVLRLADLENVAGIKEASGDMAQVDDLIRRVKKVRPEFKVYSGNDDQAFHLVCSGGDGVISVLSNVVPRETSTMIRSALDEDLPAARKAHMKLFPMMKGLFVETNPIPVKCAVARLGYCSQEIRLPLVPLSEKAKDGLDCLMDELGL
- a CDS encoding 4-hydroxy-tetrahydrodipicolinate reductase, which gives rise to MKYGITGVSGRMGRELLEVFGPDDCVATVSLEDEAVLDRPEVMVDFSRPEALERTLGICREYRSALVLGTTALEQRHFEALADLARTVPVVQGYNFSMGIGLLKMVLRDYSTALDDWDVEICETHHVHKVDAPSGTAILLKDAVGRDCPTHSLRIGGVPGDHSVSFANEGEVLSFGHRALSRKVFAMGAYRAARFSLDSEPGLYDFEEVVRCALKR
- a CDS encoding M20 metallopeptidase family protein, translating into MDTMIQARELSGWLTDLRREIHLRPGLDFDLEETALLVERELEKMGIPFRRHAGTGIAGRIEGNSKGPTVLLRADMDGLPVKELTGRPYSSEIPGVMHACGHDGHTACLLGAAKLLNSAKGSLEGDILLVFQPAEETSGGAKPMIDDGLLDSGRPLAALGLHVNPNLKVGTVGINPGKTMAASDMFDLAIRGEGCHGAEPHRGVDAVAIACQTVTALQQIVSRRTDPVESAVLTVGSIHGGNGRNVVASEVRLEGIIRTVDRDLRKKLREETAKMAVELPQAMGGEADITFVQGYPPLINDRRVCSAVSLSARSILGDGSVIPMDNPSMGVDDFAYFAELCPSCYFMLGVGNGGKGISAPLHSPYFDLDESALPIGAAILAKSAATLLKEGLTDRMP